The Pseudodesulfovibrio sp. zrk46 genome contains a region encoding:
- a CDS encoding BON domain-containing protein, which produces MCEKLRHTIVSCALLLIAAMSVTGCAVYPAVQVAGGAMTGYDAVQLADEYLPRNSVNGGSLCANMDKALQRRLRERLHMNGIKMVSAHVVARTAYLIGQFPTRKDADKSIEVAQTINGLKSIHCKFFPLGTPRENRDDTQLLAKLTKQLGSSTRLTNADLRVEVIRGNAILIGSAADWEQKTAAVAIAHEVGGIKGVVDYIYVPQKPETDTPEGEKVASK; this is translated from the coding sequence ATGTGTGAAAAACTCCGCCATACCATCGTGTCCTGTGCACTGTTGCTGATCGCGGCAATGTCCGTGACAGGTTGCGCCGTGTATCCCGCGGTACAGGTCGCCGGTGGAGCCATGACCGGTTACGACGCCGTGCAGTTGGCGGATGAGTATCTGCCCCGCAATTCTGTTAACGGTGGGTCTCTCTGCGCCAACATGGACAAGGCACTCCAACGTCGGTTGCGAGAACGCCTGCACATGAACGGCATCAAAATGGTCTCAGCCCATGTCGTTGCCCGCACCGCCTATCTCATTGGTCAGTTCCCGACCCGCAAGGATGCCGACAAGTCCATCGAGGTGGCCCAGACCATTAACGGCCTCAAGTCCATTCACTGCAAGTTTTTCCCGCTCGGCACGCCCCGTGAGAATCGCGATGACACCCAGCTTCTCGCCAAGCTCACCAAGCAACTGGGCAGTTCCACTCGTTTGACCAACGCCGACCTGCGCGTCGAGGTCATTCGCGGCAATGCGATTCTCATTGGTTCCGCAGCAGATTGGGAACAGAAGACCGCAGCCGTGGCCATCGCCCACGAAGTAGGCGGTATCAAGGGCGTAGTGGATTACATCTACGTGCCCCAAAAGCCCGAGACCGACACGCCTGAGGGCGAAAAAGTCGCTTCCAAGTAA